Part of the Caldilineales bacterium genome is shown below.
CCAGGACAGGGGCGGCCAACAGTTTGCCGCCTGGCAGCGCCTGGTGCGCCATTGCCAACGCGTCGTCAGCGGTAACTGCAGGCTGCACGCTTGACAACTGAATCCCTGGCACATACTGATTGCCAATCGCCGCCACCGACTGCCCATCGGCGCTCAGATGCACCTTGACTGTAGCGTTGTATACCTCCACCCCCTGGTATATTTGTTGCATTGTGATATGAGTCATGCCGATCTCATCCACATCGGTCTGTTCGACCCGTAGCTCCTGCGCAGGCGCCACCATCCCAAAAATCGTTGCGTACCGATCCAGAATGCCAAACGCCGTCGTGTTCGGATCTGGTCTCTCTCCCTGACTCAACCCCACAAGATCCAGCGGGATCACTCCGCTGACGAAACCGGGGGTATTCACTAGCGGGTTCCACGTGATTTCGACAATACCGCCTGCGTCGGCCCGAAGTTGACCAACATCGGGTGGCAGTGGCAGATCAGCAAAACTTGTGCTCCCTACAGCAAGGCTCACAAACAGCCACAGGCTGATGACGAGAACTGCGAACACAGGGCGTTTCATGAAGTGCCTCCTTGTTATGAGTTGGCAAATGCTTATGGGACGAACAACGGTGAAGACTCCGCCCGCGCGATCGATTAGGGAGTTCGAGTCGAGCGCCAACCTGTCCGCGATCGCTCTTGCGACAATTGATCACGCTGGTTTCTGCTCCATTATATGGTAGGTTGGTTACAAAATGATCTACGACTTTTCTACGAATCTGCTTCACCTATCGGATGTTCGGTGACTTGAGCGGCACAAGCGGTGTCCGAAACGCTCCTGGCAGAGTACACGCCTGGCTCGTCTCACTTCCGCCAGTTGCGTTTCCGATCATATTGATAAAACCACGCCCCCAAATCTGACACCCAACCGCCGTTTCGGCCGCCAGTCTCCAGAACCTATGCCATCCAGTCCCCTCCCCCACAACCTCCCTTAGCCCGCCTCCTACCCCCCTCCCCCTGCAATCCCCCCCACCCTTGCCCCCGTCACCCTGACGAAATCCCCCGGCGCCAACACCACCTGCACCCCGCGCTCGCCGGCGCTCATGCCGATGCGCTCGAACGCCAGGGCGCTGCGGTCGAGAAAAACGGCGAAGCCCCGATTGGCCAACGCCAGGGCGCTGATCCCACCCTTCTGCAACCCCGTCAGCCGCTCGGCCTCGGCCTGCGTCGCCATCCGCACCTTCTTGGCCCCGGCCGCCGCCGCCAACGCCTTCAGATCCACCTCGGCATCGGCCGGAACCAGGGCCAGGATCGGCTTGCCTTTGTCTGGCTCGGTGACGATGGTCTTGAACACCTGCGCTGGCGGCAGGCCAATGGCCCCGGCCACCTCTTCGGCGCTGACGAACACTCCCGGGTCATAGCGATGCGCTTCGTAGGCGATCTTCTTGCCTTCCAGAAAGCGCATCGCCAGGGTCTTTTCGGGCACTTTTGGCGACATGGGCCGGTCTACAGGTGGTTTCGTGTTGCGTAGGCGGAGGCCGCCTACGCAACACGAAACACGAAACAACTACTTCTTGCCGAACATACCGCCAACCGCGCCCATGGCGCCGCTGACGCCGCCCTTCACCATGTCGGCGGCGCCGCCCATCATGCCGCCCATCCCGCCCATCAGGGCGTCGAGCTGGCCGGCAATCGGGGCGGGGAGTTTGCTCTTGAGATAGTCCAGAACCGTGGTCACGGCCGTCTTGGCCTGTTCGGCGGTGATGCCGGCCTTCTGCGAGACCATGCTGATCAATTCGTCCATCGTTTGTTTCTCCTGGTTGAGTGAAAATCGGTAGGGTGACGGGTGCTGATCTCACCCTCTGCCCCAGATGATAGCATCCTCCCAGGAAAGGAACGCTTTCAGATCACTTACAGCGTTGTTACGAACGCAAGATTGGCTCAGGCTCCCGCCGGCTTGATCCTCGGCCAGGCATGGACGGCAAAGGCCGCCACCGCCGCCGCCTCGGCCATCCGCCCCGCTGCCATCACCCCACCCGCTAGCGCCAGCGTCGGGCCAAAACCGGCCAGCAACACACCGGCGTTCAGCAGAAAAAATGCTGCCCAGGCGGGCGTCTCGTTCCCGCGCCGGCCCTGAAAGCGCGGCAGAATCCAAAACGCGACCCCCATCATCAGCTGCACCGTCCACCCCATCAACAAACACTCGATGTGCGCCGGCAGCAGCCGCCAAAGCAACGGCGACAGCGGCGCCCCTTTATTGCTCAGCATCAGACCGCCCAGGGTGAAGCCCAACGCCAGGTAGACGAGGGCGGAGCGGATGAACCAGCGACTCAGCCGGGGCATCGCTCAGCGCTCCTTCACCCTGCCCCAGGTGTTGATGACAAAGGCCATCCCGGCCAGCCACTGCAACAGCGCCGAGATCACCAGCGCCCAGCCCCACACGCCGCCATAGAGGGCGGTCAACGGCTCGGCCGCCACTCGCAACACCAGGCCACTATTCAGCAGCCAGTAAACGGCCCAGGCCAACTGCTCATTGCCGTGCGGCTGCTCGCGGCTGTATTTGGGGAACATCCAGTAGACGATCCCGAAGATGAGTTGGGCGATCCAGCCCAGCATCAGCAGATGGAAATAAACCGGCGCCAGAGCATCGACCAACAGCGGCAAGTCGATGACGCTCCGCAACGCCAACAACAGCCCCGTGACCAGGGCCGCGACCAGGTAGACAAGCGACGTGCGGGCGAACAGCCGGGTGAGAATGGGCATGGCAGCGACCTACCTTTCCTTCGTCCCGCCCCGCACAACCGAGGCCACCACCAACGCCATGAAAACCAGGATCGCCGTGGCGTTGAGAATGCCGCCCCACCGCCGCACGGTCATCTGCAAGGCCAGGTCGCCCACGATGCGCAGGGCGAGCGAAAGGTGAAGGAGGGCCAGGGGCAGATAGAAGAGGGGTCGGTAGACCAACGGCCGTCCCAACACAGCCGGGAAGATGATCAGGGCGTGGCCGAAGATCATGCTGAAGACGAAGCCCACGAACACGGCATGGAGCATGGCATCGTACTGCAACCCTGCCGTCATGCCGCCAAAACGCAGCATCAGCAGGCCGCCAACCGCCAGCCAGATGTAGCCGGCGATCAGGGCCAGGGCGATGAAGCGCGCCTGCCCGCCCGCCCGCAGCCGCCGCCAGGCGATGTCGAACCCGAGCAGCCAGACCGCCAACGCCACCATCCCCAGCCCGGCCAGCCGCACACCCGCCCCCAGGCTAAAGAGCGAGAGCAGGCAAGCCGCCAACAGGGCGAGGGTGATCAGCACGAAGGCAGCCTGCACACGCCGGCTTGGTCGCAGCAAGCGGCTCAATTCCAACCGTTCGCCGGCGATGGTGAGGACGACAAAAACCTGCCACCACAACACAACCTCGGCCACGGCACGGCCCCCCAGCCAGAGGAGGTTGCCGAACAGAAAGACCATCGCCCCGGCCAGCAGCACCGCCGAATAGAAGGCCGGCTGCAGACGATAGATGCGGGCCATCGATGCTGCCAGCCCCAGGCTGCCCACTGTGACCAACAGCGGCCCGGCCAGGCCGCCCACCCCCACCAGGAGCAGCGCCGACCCCAGGCCGGCGGCCAACGGCGCCAGGAAGAACGGCCACCGTGGCCCCTTGTGGATGGCGCCCAAGCCAACCGCCCGCTCCAGGCTGATCAGCGTGCCGAGGAAGCCGCCCACCATGAGAGGGCCATGCGCCATCGGCAGCAAGGGTCGCAGCGGCGGCCAACTCCAGCCCATCCGGATCAGCCCGGCCCAAAGGGCGGCCAACAACGACAGCATCGCCAACGCCAGCAACGGCGCGGCAGGGTTGAGGGTGCGTTTCATGGCAGGGAGGGGGAGAGGGGGAGACGCAGGGACGCAGGGAGGGGGCGAGGGCTAATTCGTCCTTCGTCCTTCGTCCTTCGTCAAATCGGAAGCGAAACGCCTGGTCTCGAAGTGACTTGCGTCTAGATCATGAGCAGGAGCATGATCACCTGGGTCTTGGCGCGGATGCTGTGGGGCAGGTGCGGCTGCATGTGCGTCCAGTCGCCGGCGCTGGCGGGCCAGGCGTCGCCGCCCACCGTCACATCAGCCTCGCCGGCCAGGATGTGCAGGATGGCCGGGCGGGCGGCGGTGTGCTCGGAAAGCTCCTGGCCGGGCGCAAAACCGAAGACAATCGCCTTCATGCGCTCATCCTGGTAGATCGTGCGGCTGATGATGCTGTCGGGTGCAATCGTGGCTACGGCGTCGAGGAGGTTGGGGAAATGGGCGTAGGGGGGCATGGGGAGAGAGGGGAGACGCAGGGAGGGAGGGACGCAGAGAGGGGGAGAGCGGAGACGCAGGGAGGGAGGGACGCAGAGAGGGGGAGAGCGGAGACGCAGGGAGGGAGGGACGCAGGGAGGGGGAGGCAACGTTATCGTCGATCATCCATCGACTTGGGCAGAGTATAGCACGGATCGCGAAGCAATGCTGCGACTTTGGTCACATCGGCTGCCTTTCATTTTGGGGCGCGCGGCATTGCGAGCAGCCCATGCCGCGTGCGGCATGTCGCCCGAGCAATGAACTCCCACCCCAATTGATCCTCCCGCCATAGACGCAAAGGGCCGATTGGGGGTAAAATAGGGCCGGACGGGAGGGCGATCACCATCGCTCCCCCACCCTGCCCACCCCAAACCCCATCTTCATCCCAAGAGGTCTTTCCACATGGAACGCACAACCGGCACGTTTACCGTCAAATCCGGCCTGGCCGACATGCTCAAAGGCGGCGTGATCATGGACGTCACCAACGCCCAGCAGGCCCGCATCGCCGAAGAAGCCGGCGCTTGCGCCGTCATGGCCCTGGAACGCGTGCCCGCCGATATTCGCAGCCAGGGCGGCGTCGCCCGCATGAGCGACCCCGACAAAATCTCCGAGATCATCGAGGCCGTCACCATCCCCGTCATGGCCAAAGCCCGCATCGGGCACTTCGTCGAAGCCCAAATCCTCGAGGCCCTCGGCGTCGATTTCATCGACGAGAGCGAAGTCCTCACCCCGGCCGACGAAGCCCATCACATCAACAAATGGGAGTTCAAAGTCCCCTTCGTCTGCGGCTGCCGCAACCTGGGCGAGGCCCTGCGCCGTATCGGCGAAGGCGCCGCCATGATCCGCACCAAAGGCGAAGCCGGCACCGGCGATGTCGTCGAAGCCGTCCGCCACGCCCGCGCCGTCGTCGGCGACATCCGCCGGCTGCAAACCATGGCCGCCGAAGAAATGTTCGCCTTCGCCAAAGAAATCGGCGCCCCCTACGAATTGGTGCGGCTGACCGCCGAGATGGGCCGCCTGCCCGTCGTCAACTTCGCTGCCGGCGGCATCGCCACCCCTGCCGACGCCGCCCTGATGATGCAACTCGGCGTCGATGGCGTCTTCGTTGGCTCCGGCATCTTCAAAAGCGGCGACCCTGCCCGTCGCGCTGCCGCCATCGTCAAAGCCGTCACCCACTTCCGCGACCCCCACATCCTGGCCGAAGTCAGCCGGGGCCTGGGCGAGCCGATGGTCGGGCGCACCGTGGCCGCCATGCCCGAAGCCGAACGCATCGCCGGCCGCGGCTGGTGAGTCATTGCCATGCGCATCGGAGTCCTCGCCCTACAGGGCGCCTTCCGCGAACACCTGCACAAGCTGCATCAGATCGGCGTCGATGCCAGCGAAGTGCGATTGCCCTCTGAACTGAACGGACTCGACGGCCTCATCCTCCCCGGCGGCGAATCCACCACCATGGGCAAACTGGCCGAAAGCTACGGCCTGGTCGCACCCCTGCGCGCCTTCAGCCGCCGCCGCCCGACCTGGGGCACTTGCGCCGGCATGATCCTGCTGGCCGAACGCGCCCAGGGCCAGAAACAGGGCGGCCAGCCCCTCCTCGGCGGCCTCGACATCACCGTTGACCGCAACTACTTCGGTCGCCAGGTCGATAGCTTCGAGATCGACCTGCCCATCCCGGCCCTGGGCGAAACCGCCGACCCCTTCCACGCCGTCTTCATCCGCGCCCCGGCCGTCATCCAGGCCGGCCCGGCAGTCA
Proteins encoded:
- a CDS encoding Cys-tRNA(Pro) deacylase; its protein translation is MSPKVPEKTLAMRFLEGKKIAYEAHRYDPGVFVSAEEVAGAIGLPPAQVFKTIVTEPDKGKPILALVPADAEVDLKALAAAAGAKKVRMATQAEAERLTGLQKGGISALALANRGFAVFLDRSALAFERIGMSAGERGVQVVLAPGDFVRVTGARVGGIAGGGG
- a CDS encoding cbb3-type cytochrome c oxidase subunit I, which codes for MPRLSRWFIRSALVYLALGFTLGGLMLSNKGAPLSPLLWRLLPAHIECLLMGWTVQLMMGVAFWILPRFQGRRGNETPAWAAFFLLNAGVLLAGFGPTLALAGGVMAAGRMAEAAAVAAFAVHAWPRIKPAGA
- a CDS encoding cbb3-type cytochrome c oxidase subunit I; translated protein: MPILTRLFARTSLVYLVAALVTGLLLALRSVIDLPLLVDALAPVYFHLLMLGWIAQLIFGIVYWMFPKYSREQPHGNEQLAWAVYWLLNSGLVLRVAAEPLTALYGGVWGWALVISALLQWLAGMAFVINTWGRVKER
- a CDS encoding cupin domain-containing protein, which produces MPPYAHFPNLLDAVATIAPDSIISRTIYQDERMKAIVFGFAPGQELSEHTAARPAILHILAGEADVTVGGDAWPASAGDWTHMQPHLPHSIRAKTQVIMLLLMI
- the pdxS gene encoding pyridoxal 5'-phosphate synthase lyase subunit PdxS — its product is MERTTGTFTVKSGLADMLKGGVIMDVTNAQQARIAEEAGACAVMALERVPADIRSQGGVARMSDPDKISEIIEAVTIPVMAKARIGHFVEAQILEALGVDFIDESEVLTPADEAHHINKWEFKVPFVCGCRNLGEALRRIGEGAAMIRTKGEAGTGDVVEAVRHARAVVGDIRRLQTMAAEEMFAFAKEIGAPYELVRLTAEMGRLPVVNFAAGGIATPADAALMMQLGVDGVFVGSGIFKSGDPARRAAAIVKAVTHFRDPHILAEVSRGLGEPMVGRTVAAMPEAERIAGRGW
- the pdxT gene encoding pyridoxal 5'-phosphate synthase glutaminase subunit PdxT; the encoded protein is MRIGVLALQGAFREHLHKLHQIGVDASEVRLPSELNGLDGLILPGGESTTMGKLAESYGLVAPLRAFSRRRPTWGTCAGMILLAERAQGQKQGGQPLLGGLDITVDRNYFGRQVDSFEIDLPIPALGETADPFHAVFIRAPAVIQAGPAVTVLARLPDGVIVAVRQGRLLATAFHPELSPDLRFHRYFVQMAAEADLLPDPAPP